The following are from one region of the Arachis duranensis cultivar V14167 chromosome 10, aradu.V14167.gnm2.J7QH, whole genome shotgun sequence genome:
- the LOC107470907 gene encoding protein FAR1-RELATED SEQUENCE 5-like, whose product MESHGEGSSDFSVQWTDGWSTDSTDDDEGSAARSLETEEVQSAAGDREDGSVAGDEGSMPVPTGIHVAADTEYGDEELGSAVLTTAALESAEYNSVEEVYKAYVAFAKATGFAVRKGDSVKNEEGNIVRKFFYCNRQGLREKKHYERVDRKRAHKAETRTNCYAKYVVYLDMSSRKWRTKTFIVDHNHDLAPPDFTNVMAPHRKLTDGDKAHIHSMHEAGFQTTQIMGFFAHLCGGYRNVNFIRKDLYNYMDDVRQSRIVEGDAVAAISYLKGKTEMDPLAVVKYSYCAEKHLGNLFWSDGHMQYDYECFGDVLAFDSTYKKNLYNRPLVIFSGTNHHRQTIMFGFGLLEDEKIPSYKWLLGYFLEVMQSKEPKVVVTDGDESMKEAIRSEFPNATHRLCSWHLARNALQKIKDSDFCAAFKTAVYGYFDVKEFEDYWAEVVRSFGLEDNDWIASTYEKKEQWAHAYLCDKFCAGLRTTSRCEGINSSLKKFIKSGNCLLELVENLDRVVKDYRNNEFIADYKSLYTDPVLTTGLESLERSASKLYTREIFFEVKKQIESVGGMIVLHKDRFGSTEKFMLRKFRKPHRVHAVLYDRGSDKFECSCKLWNTVGIPCGHIFCVLKELDVEELPDRLVLKRWRKNAKSDRISTIEVQSDPDRAIRVRYGALWAACSKMCFLGAQGSETYKEVVNVVTKTSNELESMCYIGNKGGQAHPAGNDIDIGNPHIIRSKGASRGSTHVKNGRRCRRNQFPGRGEATAVAGKGAGIHSICNNANQCGVVGNEVKVIMFTAHLERHLVLFDRDFAEFFA is encoded by the exons ATGGAAAGCCATGGAGAAGGAAGTTCTGATTTCTCCGTCCAATGGACTGATGGATGGAGCACGGACTCAACAGATGATGATGAAGGAAGTGCTGCACGGTCACTAGAGACAGAGGAAGTTCAATCGGCAGCGGGGGATAGAGAAGATGGTTCAGTGGCTGGTGATGAGGGTTCCATGCCAGTACCAACTGGAATACACGTTGCGGCTGACACAGAATATGGTGACGAAGAATTGGGATCAGCGGTTTTAACTACCGCCGCATTGGAATCAGCTGAGTATAATAGTGTGGAAGAGGTATACAAAGCATATGTGGCTTTTGCGAAGGCAACTGGATTCGCTGTACGAAAGGGTGATTCTGTGAAAAATGAGGAAGGGAATATCGTGCGGAAGTTCTTTTATTGCAATCGACAAGGTTTGCGTGAGAAGAAGCACTATGAGAGGGTCGATAGGAAGAGGGCTCATAAAGCAGAGACAAGAACCAATTGTTATGCCAAGTATGTTGTATACTTGGACATGAGTTCTAGAAAGTGGAGGACGAAAACGTTTATTGTGGATCATAATCACGATTTGGCCCCACCGGATTTCACCAACGTAATGGCGCCGCATCGGAAGCTGACTGATGGAGACAAAGCTCACATACATAGCATGCATGAGGCTGGATTCCAGACAACTCAAATCATGGGGTTCTTTGCTCACTTGTGTGGTGGATATCGGAATGTCAACTTTATCAGGAAGGATTTGTATAACTATATGGATGATGTTCGGCAATCCCGCATTGTTGAAGGGGACGCTGTGGCAGCAATTAGTTATCTAAAGGGTAAGACTGAGATGGATCCGTTAGCAGTTGTAAAATATTCTTACTGCGCTGAGAAGCATCTAGGTAATCTTTTTTGGTCAGACGGCCACATGCAATATGATTATGAGTGCTTCGGAGATGTGTTGGCATTTGACTCTACTTACAAGAAGAATCTATACAATAGGCCTTTGGTTATTTTTTCTGGTACTAACCACCATAGGCAGACTATTATGTTTGGATTTGGTTTGCTAGAGGATGAAAAGATTCCATCATATAAATGGTTGTTGGGCTATTTTTTGGAGGTTATGCAGAGTAAAGAGCCAAAAGTTGTTGTCACGGATGGTGACGAGTCTATGAAGGAGGCGATTCGGAGTGAGTTCCCTAACGCGACCCATCGACTCTGTAGCTGGCACCTTGCTCGGAATGCacttcaaaaaataaaagatagtgATTTCTGTGCTGCATTCAAGACAGCTGTGTATGGCTATTTTGATGTTAAGGAATTTGAAGATTACTGGGCAGAAGTGGTCCGTAGCTTTGGGTTGGAGGATAATGATTGGATTGCAAGCACATACGAGAAAAAGGAGCAGTGGGCGCATGCTTACTTGTGTGACAAATTTTGTGCAGGCTTGCGAACAACATCCAGATGTGAGGGCATCAACTCATCATTaaagaaatttataaaatctgGAAATTGCCTGCTTGAGCTGGTAGAGAACCTCGATCGTGTTGTGAAAGATTACCGCAACAACGAGTTCATTGCGGATTACAAGTCATTGTATACTGATCCTGTGCTGACAACCGGATTGGAGTCTCTTGAGCGGTCGGCTAGTAAGTTGTACACAAGGGAAATATTCTTCGAGGTAAAGAAACAAATCGAGAGTGTTGGTGGGATGATTGTACTGCACAAGGATAGGTTTGGTAGCACTGAGAAGTTTATGCTAAGGAAGTTTAGAAAGCCACATCGTGTTCATGCGGTGCTGTATGATAGGGGTTCTGACAAGTTCGAGTGTTCATGCAAGTTGTGGAATACTGTAGGTATTCCTTGTGGTCACATATTCTGCGTTCTGAAAGAGCTGGACGTAGAAGAGTTGCCTGATCGATTGGTTCTCAAGAGGTGGCGTAAAAATGCCAAATCCGATAGAATTAGCACAATAGAGGTCCAGTCAGATCCGGACCGGGCAATCCGCGTTAGGTACGGTGCGTTGTGGGCTGCTTGTTCGAAGATGTGCTTCCTGGGAGCTCAGGGTTCAGAAACCTACAAAGAAGTGGTCAATGTAGTCACGAAGACGTCTAACGAGTTAGAGTCCATGTGCTACATAGGCAACAAGGGTGGACAGGCACATCCTGCTGGAAATGACATTGACATTGGAAATCCTCATATCATAAGGTCAAAGGGTGCTTCTCGAGGCAGCACTCATGTGAAGAATGGGAGACGTTGCAGAAG GAATCAGTTTCCAGGTCGAGGAGAAGCCACAGCCGTGGCAGGAAAAGGGGCCGGGATACATAGTATTTGCAACAATGCCAATCAATGTGGGGTTGTTGGAAATGAA GTTAAAGTGATAATGTTCACTGCTCACTTGGAAAGGCATTTGGTGTTGTTTGATAGGGATTTTGCTGAATTTTTTGCTTAA
- the LOC107470908 gene encoding UDP-arabinopyranose mutase 3 produces the protein MFSLSPIETTTMFEPTPPPSSPPPSTLKDEVDIVIPTIRNVDFLEKWRAFFEPYHLIIVQDGDPSKVIKVPQGFNYELYNRNDINRILGSKASCISIKDSACRCFGFLVSKKKYIFTIEDDCFVAKDPSGKDINALEQHIKNLVTPSTPYFFNTLYDPYREGADFVRGYPFSLREGVPTAVSHGLWLNIADYDAPTHLVKPLDRNKRYVDAVMTIPKGALFPMSGMNLAFNRELIGPAMYFGLMGDSQPAGRYASMWAGWCVKVISDHLGLGVKTGVPYIWHSKASNAFLNLKRELKGIFWQEELIPFFQSVSLSKECDTAQKCYIELSKQVRDKLGKVDDYFNKLSDAMVTWIQCWDELNPPSPQSQSQSRVLSLSLPLHDDDAAIILSNGSA, from the exons ATGTTTTCACTCTCACCCATTGAAACCACAACAATGTTCGAACCAACACCACCACCATCTTCGCCGCCCCCCTCGACCCTGAAGGATGAGGTGGACATCGTGATTCCGACTATAAGGAATGTGGATTTTTTGGAGAAGTGGAGGGCCTTTTTTGAGCCCTACCACCTCATCATCGTCCAAGACGGCGACCCTTCCAAGGTCATTAAGGTGCCTCAAGGATTTAACTACGAGCTTTACAACCGAAATGATATTAACAGAATCTTGGGATCCAAGGCATCTTGTATCTCCATCAAAGACTCTGCTTGCCGTTGCTTTGGTTTCTTGGTTTCCAAGAAGAAGTACATTTTCACCATTGAAGATGATTGCTTT GTTGCTAAAGATCCATCAGGAAAGGACATAAATGCCCTGGAGCAGCACATAAAGAACCTTGTGACACCATCAACACCATATTTCTTCAACACATTGTATGATCCGTACAGAGAAGGAGCAGATTTTGTTCGTGGATACCCATTTAGTCTCCGTGAAGGTGTTCCAACTGCAGTCTCTCATGGCCTCTGGCTCAACATTGCTGATTATGATGCCCCAACTCACCTTGTCAAGCCTCTCGACAGAAACAAAAG GTACGTAGATGCAGTGATGACAATTCCAAAGGGGGCGCTGTTCCCAATGAGTGGTATGAATTTGGCATTCAACCGTGAATTAATTGGGCCTGCCATGTACTTCGGCCTTATGGGAGATTCTCAGCCCGCTGGACGCTATGCTTCTATGTGGGCTGGTTGGTGTGTCAAG GTGATAAGTGATCATTTGGGATTAGGGGTGAAGACGGGTGTTCCATACATATGGCACAGCAAAGCAAGCAATGCATTCTTGAACCTCAAGAGGGAGTTGAAGGGAATCTTTTGGCAAGAAGAGTTGATCCCATTCTTCCAATCCGTATCGCTTTCGAAGGAATGCGATACGGCGCAGAAGTGCTACATAGAACTCTCAAAGCAAGTAAGGGACAAGCTTGGCAAAGTTGATGATTACTTCAACAAACTTTCAGATGCAATGGTCACGTGGATTCAGTGCTGGGATGaactcaacccaccatcaccacAATCACAATCACAATCACGAGTGCTTTCACTTTCACTTccgcttcatgatgatgatgctgcAATAATCTTGTCTAATGGTTCAGCATAG